The window AATAGTTTTCAGTACAGAATTACGAATACTTGATAGTAATTTCTGCTTGATAAACGGTTGATACTCTTTTAAATCTATGAAGTAGTCACTCCAATGAGGTACGCTATCAAAAATAAATAAATGAGTACCTATCTCTTTTAATTCTAAATTAGATAAATCCAGTTTAGATATAGCAGGGTTATGAGAAACATTTTTTTTAGTGGCAATATCGAATAAATAATTGATTTTAGAGAGGTAAGTTTTATTGCAGAATAAATTTCCATAATATCTTTTATCTCGTTCACCTCTTAAATAGGTTCCAATCCGAATTTGGCCCCAACTTGGGGCAACAACAGGAATAGAATTGATATCGGCAAATAAAACTGCCCTAGCCCAAACTAAGAGCATATTTCCTAAACCGGCTCTGGGTAATTGAGGATAAACTAAAAACATACGCTCTTACTCCTTTAATGGCGTAGCAGGTTTTTCAAAAATAAATAGCCCACAAGCTGAGCGTACAGAGCGAAAATCCTCTGGTTTTGCCGAGTCAATTAAATCGCCCTGTTCATTGACAACTGCAAACTCAACCAGTGCAAGGGATGAAAACGTTTCAGTGACTGTGAACGGGTCAAAGACTCGGTGAGCATTAAACTCAAGCCTTTCTTTACCAATCGGGACAGAGAAGTAAAGTTTTCCACCAGGAGCCAGAACTCGCTGAAGTTCTTGCATCCCTTTAAAACATCCCGAAGGATCGATGGGGTCTCCATAACGCCCCAAACCTACATGTTCCATAGCGTGTAAGCAGGAAAGGGATTCAATGGAGTTATCGGGTGTTTGAAGGGCTGTCACATCTCCTTGGTGGAAGATTAGCCCAGAAATTTTTGATTCTAACTGTCTAATATCAATCACATTGACAGTACGAAAGGTTAAAAGATGTGCAATAAAGCCATCAATCCGCGAGCCAATATCCCAGTGTTCGCCAGGGTTAGCAGCAAATATCTTTCGAGCCACCCAAAGGTCTTGATGGAAATAGTCACCACTCGCAGTCCCTGCACTATCGTAGCGATCGC of the Allocoleopsis franciscana PCC 7113 genome contains:
- a CDS encoding DUF268 domain-containing protein, yielding MNPAIESKIRPLAAVPYRMILSLTGINLLGMGRNLSGLAPYIRDWVAYNQATAPKESFSIRLADLHPRLSDRYDSAGTASGDYFHQDLWVARKIFAANPGEHWDIGSRIDGFIAHLLTFRTVNVIDIRQLESKISGLIFHQGDVTALQTPDNSIESLSCLHAMEHVGLGRYGDPIDPSGCFKGMQELQRVLAPGGKLYFSVPIGKERLEFNAHRVFDPFTVTETFSSLALVEFAVVNEQGDLIDSAKPEDFRSVRSACGLFIFEKPATPLKE